The following coding sequences lie in one Apostichopus japonicus isolate 1M-3 chromosome 13, ASM3797524v1, whole genome shotgun sequence genomic window:
- the LOC139978956 gene encoding galanin receptor 2a-like: protein MEEPTAVANGTLTLLNLNITNGFVWKSVEWNWWVICQALLAVVGLLGNTVAVLVYSIRSQFDKSTCFLIKALAVADFVSSISFIPLRTAATVPDNFMGHLYCKFIFPNVTLWLSVVASIFTLTAISVERYLAVVHPIKYRKYFSNTHPQIVVLSIWLSSGVINSCSLFISHRDPDTGVCFVSFGTSFIQHVIGIFLFLVEYFLPVLIMISTQVITIKHLYTEDKTTSHDGMTRGTSSNSTVRQTRFVFKARKKIVRMLCVVILIFVICWTPDQLALITFHLGLTEPQYLAGDVYRIFVVLAFCNSCANPFIYAVSNPQFRETLRQILTRQAQSIGLTIGSTQSTPPNDATPSRNELSTV from the coding sequence ATGGAAGAACCAACCGCTGTTGCAAACGGAACATTGACTCTCTTAAATTTGAACATAACGAATGGTTTTGTGTGGAAATCAGTCGAATGGAACTGGTGGGTCATTTGTCAGGCACTGTTGGCTGTAGTCGGCTTACTAGGAAACACAGTTGCAGTGCTTGTTTATTCCATAAGAAGTCAATTCGATAAGTCTACGTGTTTTCTTATAAAAGCGTTAGCGGTTGCAGATTTCGTCTCCTCGATTAGCTTCATTCCTCTACGAACAGCTGCAACTGTCCCTGACAATTTCATGGGACACCTCTACTGCAAATTTATTTTCCCAAATGTTACTCTTTGGCTTTCCGTAGTTGCTTCAATTTTCACATTGACAGCTATCTCGGTGGAGAGATATTTAGCAGTTGTTCATCCAATAAAATATCGGAAATACTTTTCGAATACGCATCCACAGATCGTTGTTCTCTCTATTTGGCTTAGTTCTGGTGTCATTAATTCATGTAGCTTGTTTATTTCTCATCGTGACCCTGACACTGGCGTGTGCTTTGTGAGCTTTGGAACGTCTTTTATTCAACATGTTATTggaattttcttatttttggtAGAATATTTTCTTCCAGTACTAATTATGATTTCAACTCAAGTTATAACTATCAAACATTTATACACTGAGGACAAAACTACAAGCCATGATGGAATGACTAGGGGAACATCTTCAAATTCCACAGTACGGCAAACTAGATTTGTGTTTAAAGCGCGAAAGAAGATCGTTCGAATGTTATGCGTAGTAATTTTGATATTCGTGATTTGCTGGACACCCGATCAACTAGCGTTGATAACATTTCATCTTGGATTAACGGAGCCGCAATATTTGGCTGGCGATGTCTATCGAATATTTGTGGTCCTCGCATTTTGTAATTCTTGTGCCAATCCATTCATCTACGCTGTCAGTAATCCACAATTCAGAGAAACTCTGCGACAAATACTGACTCGACAGGCTCAAAGTATTGGACTTACAATTGGAAGCACACAGAGCACACCGCCGAATGATGCCACCCCTTCACGAAATGAACTTTCTACAGTGTGA